A section of the Acropora muricata isolate sample 2 chromosome 4, ASM3666990v1, whole genome shotgun sequence genome encodes:
- the LOC136914812 gene encoding melatonin receptor type 1B-B-like has protein sequence METNFTKALFPAGITLTNRTRVSQFGEVGILFLINIASVVGNTLLCISFFKNGHLRSVTNVFVLTLAVSDIVMSFTAMPLSEGALVAGEWIFGSTLCHIQGFLVHFLAFVSLQVMALTAINRYYRVTKPDLYKKIFTPGYTGIMIAAVSLFSFIILATITFGQHSNMFVFHPGKAICVSLYRSIRSSRIYTIFSCIAFVFLPAFIITYCYLKVFVAIRKHFRRLSVRSISSASFSSFNSAEIIVTRTVCVIVIAFFLCWIPCLVIDFVDIMRQDWFDRRVYLAYAYFAYTSSAINPFIYGVMNRSFRRQFSKMLKCHKQGKTTTKIEQNISGIMKLDQLQHHKKSRINIK, from the coding sequence ATGGAAACAAATTTCACAAAAGCACTTTTTCCGGCTGGAATCACACTGACAAACCGCACCAGAGTTTCTCAGTTCGGAGAAGTTGGTATTCTTTTTCTCATCAACATTGCCTCCGTTGTTGGAAATACTCTGTTGtgtatttctttctttaaaaatggccaccttCGATCCGTCACAAACGTTTTCGTCTTGACGCTAGCTGTCAGCGATATCGTCATGTCCTTTACTGCCATGCCTCTATCCGAGGGAGCCCTCGTTGCCGGGGAGTGGATTTTTGGATCCACCCTCTGCCACATTCAAGGATTTCTTGTCCATTTTCTTGCGTTCGTCTCTCTTCAAGTCATGGCGCTAACTGCTATCAACCGATATTATCGAGTAACGAAGCCGGACTTGTACAAAAAGATCTTTACCCCTGGGTACACTGGCATAATGATTGCGGCTGTAAGTTTATTCTCCTTCATAATTTTAGCAACCATAACGTTTGGCCAACACAGcaacatgtttgtttttcaccCAGGAAAAGCGATTTGTGTTAGCTTATATCGATCCATCAGAAGTAGTCGAATATACACCATCTTCTCTTGCATTGCGTTTGTTTTCCTCCCCGCCTTCATAATCACATATTGCTATTTGAAAGTTTTTGTAGCAATCAGGAAGCACTTTAGACGCCTCTCTGTAAGAAGCATCTCATCAGCATCTTTTTCCAGCTTCAACTCGGCCGAAATCATCGTCACTCGCACTGTTTGTGTTATCGTaattgcgttctttctttgttgGATTCCCTGCCTTGTCATTGACTTTGTAGATATAATGAGGCAAGATTGGTTCGATCGTCGAGTTTACTTAGCCTATGCATACTTTGCTTACACCTCCAGCGCTATAAATCCGTTTATTTATGGAGTGATGAACAGATCTTTCCGCAGGCAATTCTCGAAGATGTTAAAATGTCATAAACAAGGCAAGACAACTACGAAAATCGAACAGAACATTTCCGGAATAATGAAACTTGATCAACTCCAACATCATAAAAAAAGTagaataaatattaaataa
- the LOC136914978 gene encoding neuropeptide FF receptor 1-like, producing MAAVSFPNDTDIRGSEGPFVLETPQGKAQLCVYVLTFLLGSVGNVLVLLVIRAKKHKNVNDLFIVNLAISDLLMISFVPVYFAKMFIKFQHSTAFCKTITPMATMTFFVSIFTLTSMAVHRCYVITNPFKPEMRRRKIVVWLIGLWVASFLAVLPLVIVAQGDFGTECHETWDFNSGVKVYTVCLFVLQYSLPLAIITVAYIRIAVDLLKSSTERYGPAKALNNNQGCEGNRVLRSSVRHEDIQVLKTVAVIVLVFAICILPVQLSWMMLHFGGEREKRISETVFKKFDFLLSIFHSCLNPLVYGTLTRRFRRGYVKYLVHMCPCFKKQLSNVFLPLQSIGSPSHENSVRRQQSGTFPVTEKQNDKCSLALNNNLKHQTPV from the coding sequence atggcggcagtatCGTTCCCAAACGACACCGATATCAGAGGAAGTGAGGGACCATTTGTCCTTGAGACTCCCCAAGGTAAAGCCCAGCTTTGTGTCTATGTATTAACGTTTCTCCTGGGCTCTGTTGGCAATGTTTTGGTGCTGTTAGTAATTCGAGCCAAGAAACACAAAAATGTGAATGATTTGTTCATAGTGAACCTTGCAATTTCAGACCTCCTCATGATCAGTTTCGTCCCTGTGTACTTTGCTAAAATGTTCATTAAATTTCAACATTCAACCGCATTTTGCAAGACAATTACGCCAATGGCAACTATGACATTTTTCGTCAGCATTTTCACATTGACCTCAATGGCTGTTCATCGATGCTATGTTATCACAAATCCTTTTAAACCCGAGATGCGAAGAAGGAAGATTGTCGTCTGGCTCATTGGCTTGTGGGTTGCATCTTTCTTGGCTGTTCTTCCTCTTGTTATCGTGGCTCAAGGGGACTTTGGAACGGAATGCCATGAAACATGGGATTTTAACTCCGGAGTTAAAGTCTACACTGTTTGTCTCTTTGTGCTGCAATATTCTCTTCCTTTGGCCATCATCACTGTAGCGTATATCCGTATCGCCGTAGACTTGCTCAAATCCAGCACTGAGAGATACGGTCCAGCCAAGGCACTCAACAATAATCAAGGATGTGAAGGCAATAGAGTCTTGCGTTCAAGTGTGCGCCATGAAGACATCCAGGTTTTGAAGACTGTGGCCGTGATTGTTCTGGTATTTGCCATTTGTATATTGCCCGTCCAACTTTCCTGGATGATGTTGCATTTTGGCGGTGAAAGAGAGAAACGTATTTCAGAGACCGTGTTTAAGAAATTCGATTTTCTTCTCTCGATTTTCCACAGTTGTCTTAACCCACTTGTTTATGGAACGCTGACACGTCGTTTCAGAAGAGGATATGTTAAATATCTGGTTCACATGTGTCCTTGTTTCAAGAAACAACTGTCCAATGTTTTTCTCCCATTGCAGAGCATCGGGTCACCGTCTCACGAGAATTCTGTTCGTCGACAGCAGAGTGGAACTTTTCCTGtcacagaaaaacaaaatgacaaatgTTCTTTAGCTCTGAACAACAATCTTAAGCATCAAACACCCGTTTAA